The Thermoanaerobaculia bacterium sequence ACCGGGAGGGTGATCGCCAAGCGCGCGCACGTCGGGGAGGCGGTCTCGCCGTACGGGGCGCCGGGGCAGGGCTCGGCGACGGGGGGCGCGATCGTGACGCTCGTCGACTTCTCTTCGCTCTACGTCGGCGCCGACGTGAACGAGTCGAACCTGGGGCGGTTGAAGCCCGACCAGCCGGCGGAGGTCGTCCTCGACGCGTATCCGGACCACACCTACCACGGCCATCTCCTCCAGATCATCCCGACGGCCGACCGCGCGAAGGGAACCGTCAAGGTCAAGGTCGCTTTCGAGGACCCGGACGCGAAGATCCTGCCCGAGATGTCCGCGCGGGTGAACTTCACGGCGAAGAAGACGACGGGGGAGGCCGCCGCGAAGACCCGCGTCACGATTCCGAAGAGCGCGGTCGCGGCCGTCGACGGCCGGAGCGGCGTCTACCTCGTCGCGGGGGGTCGCGCGCTCTTCCGTGAGATCGAGGCCGGCGCCGAGAACTCGGGCCAGCTCGAGGTCCGCTCGGGCCTCCAGGGGGGCGAGCGGCTCGTCGCGGAGCCCGCGAAGGCCGGCGTGAAGAACGGAGAGAAAGTCAAGGTCAAGGGAGACTGAGATGGGCTCGCTGATTTCCATCGATCACCTGACCAAGATCTATCGCCGCGGCGCCGAAGAGATCACGGTCCTGCAGGACCTCGTGCTCGAAGTGCCGGAAGGGGAGTACGTCGCGCTGATGGGTCCCTCGGGCTCCGGCAAGACGACGCTCCTGAACCTGATCGCAGGGATCGACTCGCCGACGCGCGGCCGCGTGATCGTCGCCGGCACGGACATCGGCCGCCTGTCGCAGACCGACCTCGCCCGCTGGCGCGCCGAGAACGTGGGCTTCATCTTCCAGCTCTACAACCTCATCCCGGTCCTGACGGCGTTCGAGAACGTCGAGCTGCCTCTGCTCCTGACGCACCTGTCGAGGAAGGAGCGGCGGGAGCACGTCGAGACCGCGCTCACGATCGTCGGGCTCGCCGACCGCATGAAGCACTATCCGCGGCAGCTCTCCGGCGGCCAGGAGCAGCGCGTCGCGATCGCGCGGGCGATCGTCACCGATCCGAAGCTCCTCGTCGCGGACGAGCCGACCGGCGACCTCGACGCGAAGTCGGGCGAGGACGTGCTGACGCTCATGAACCGGCTCAACCAGGAGTTCGGGAAGACGATCG is a genomic window containing:
- a CDS encoding efflux RND transporter periplasmic adaptor subunit encodes the protein MENPVASDLSALRIHRDREPKRPVGMLIFFAILAVLIGAGIYVAASGALSVKTVETVSASVVTEGQAETILSATGYVEADTKADLSPKITSKVTALYVTEGDTVKKGQLLARLDRTDIDAQLADAKAAWVNADAELERQRALLKAGLASQSAVDAAVAAEASTRAKVRYVEAQQDYAEIRAPFTGRVIAKRAHVGEAVSPYGAPGQGSATGGAIVTLVDFSSLYVGADVNESNLGRLKPDQPAEVVLDAYPDHTYHGHLLQIIPTADRAKGTVKVKVAFEDPDAKILPEMSARVNFTAKKTTGEAAAKTRVTIPKSAVAAVDGRSGVYLVAGGRALFREIEAGAENSGQLEVRSGLQGGERLVAEPAKAGVKNGEKVKVKGD
- a CDS encoding ABC transporter ATP-binding protein, whose product is MGSLISIDHLTKIYRRGAEEITVLQDLVLEVPEGEYVALMGPSGSGKTTLLNLIAGIDSPTRGRVIVAGTDIGRLSQTDLARWRAENVGFIFQLYNLIPVLTAFENVELPLLLTHLSRKERREHVETALTIVGLADRMKHYPRQLSGGQEQRVAIARAIVTDPKLLVADEPTGDLDAKSGEDVLTLMNRLNQEFGKTIVMVTHDPKAAAHAHRLVHLEKGILVEQRSGEGAGRARTGP